From Nicotiana tabacum cultivar K326 chromosome 15, ASM71507v2, whole genome shotgun sequence, the proteins below share one genomic window:
- the LOC107772104 gene encoding putative multidrug resistance protein: protein MGKKSGIFRYADGVDKLVMCLGTLGCIGDGLMTPLNMFILSAIIDDYGGADDASFTNEIVDKYSLRLLFVAIGVGISACLGGICWTRTAERQTSRIRMEYLKSVLRQEVSFFDSQNASSSSFQVVSTISADAHSIQDAIAEKIPNCVAHMSTFIFGLIVAFYLSWRLALVSLPFSLGFVIPGVAFGKLLMRQGMKMKDAYGVAGNVAEQAISSIRTVYSYVGENETVTRFSHALGESLNLGVKQGLTKGLLLGSMGMIYVSWAFQSWAGSVLVANRGESGGRVFISALCVILGGLSCMSALPNISFITDATIAASRIFKLVDRVPQIDSEDGKGKVLAYVRGDIEFKEVTFSYPSRPDVPILQNFNLKVKAGRTVAIVGGSGSGKSTVISLLERFYDPINGDILLDGHKTKKLQLKWMRSQMGLVNQEPVLFATSIKENILFGKEGASIKMVVEAAKAANAHGFIASLPDGYDTHVGQCGFQLSGGQKQRLAIARALIKDPKILLLDEATSALDAQSERIVQEALDQASQGRTTIIIAHRLTTILRADNIVVLQSGRIVESGSHDELMSKSYEEGGVYFKMVNLQKSTANGKGSSSPYLSKETGSYTRRCYANVPRSPFVSTSNWQSSPASPFSPAISISYAPSVHTCSYYDSDDEYLENFSYPSPSTWRLLQMNAPEWKIALLGCLGTITFGTLQPVYAFCLGSVVSAYTSNDISKIKSEIKVYSIVFLSIGLSSFVANLLQHYNFAKMGEKLTKRVREKVLSNLLTFEVGWFDQEQNTSAAVCARLSTEARMVRSLVGDRMSLLIQVFASASVAFVLALIVSWRVAIVLISIQPLLIASFYSRSVLMKRMSERSQKAQNEGSQLASEAVINHRTITAFSSQDRMLDLFAKTQNGPRKENIRQSLLSGVGLFCSQFLTTAAIALTYWYGGRLMNKNLLSSKHLFQVFFLLMSTGKNIADTGSMTSDLARGSSAVASIFALLDRKTEIEPENPEGLKVTNALKGKIELKNVFFYYPSRPGQAIFQGMNLKIESGKTVALVGQSGSGKSTIIGLIERFYDPIKGQVLIDDRNIKSYNLKSLRSQIALVSQEPTLFAGTIRDNIIYGKEDAMESEIKNAAIRANAHEFISAMKDGYETYCGERGVQLSGGQRQRIALARAILKNPTILLLDEATSALDSVSENLVQEALEKMMISRTSVVVAHRLSTIQKADTIAVIKNGKVVEQGSHSQLLALGKNGSYYALMKLQSGYSPAR from the exons ATGGGAAAGAAAAGTGGGATATTCAGATATGCAGATGGCGTTGATAAGTTGGTGATGTGTCTTGGGACTTTAGGATGCATAGGAGATGGGCTGATGACTCCACTCAATATGTTTATTCTCAGTGCTATCATTGATGATTATGGAGGTGCTGATGATGCTTCTTTTACTAATGAAATTGTTGACAAG TACTCTCTCAGGTTGCTCTTCGTTGCAATTGGAGTTGGTATATCTGCCTGCCTTG GAGGAATTTGTTGGACAAGAACTGCAGAGAGGCAAACATCTCGCATAAGGATGGAATATTTAAAATCTGTCCTCAGGCAAGAAGTTAGTTTCTTTGACAGCCAAAATGCTTCATCCAGTAGTTTTCAAGTTGTTTCCACAATTTCAGCTGATGCTCATTCTATTCAAGATGCTATTGCAGAGAAG ATACCTAATTGTGTTGCTCACATGTCAACGTTTATTTTTGGCCTAATAGTTGCATTCTACCTCTCATGGAGACTAGCATTGGTTTCACTTCCATTCTCTCTTGGTTTTGTTATACCTGGGGTAGCATTTGGAAAGCTACTTATGAGGCAGGGAATGAAAATGAAGGATGCCTACGGAGTTGCAGGAAATGTAGCAGAACAAGCAATTTCATCTATTCGCACAGTTTACTCTTACGTTGGAGAAAATGAAACAGTGACAAGATTCAGCCATGCTCTTGGGGAGAGTTTGAATCTTGGTGTGAAGCAAGGGCTTACTAAGGGGTTGCTGTTAGGAAGTATGGGAATGATTTATGTGTCGTGGGCATTTCAATCTTGGGCAGGGAGTGTTCTTGTTGCTAATAGAGGAGAAAGTGGTGGTCGCGTTTTCATATCAGCTCTTTGTGTTATTCTTGGAGGACT GTCTTGTATGAGTGCACTTCCTAATATCTCATTCATCACTGACGCAACAATTGCTGCTTCAAGAATTTTCAAACTAGTCGATCGTGTTCCTCAAATAGATTCAGAAGATGGGAAAGGGAAAGTTCTAGCGTATGTAAGAGGAGATATTGAGTTTAAGGAGGTGACTTTTAGCTATCCGTCAAGACCAGATGTCCCGATCCTCCAAAATTTTAATCTTAAAGTGAAAGCTGGAAGAACAGTAGCAATTGTGGGAGGCAGTGGTTCTGGAAAGTCTACTGTCATTTCTTTGCTAGAAAGGTTTTATGATCCAATAAATGGAGATATCTTACTTGATGGACATAAAACTAAGAAACTGCAGCTTAAATGGATGAGATCTCAGATGGGGCTTGTAAATCAGGAGCCTGTTCTATTTGCTACATCCATAAAGGAAAATATACTCTTTGGAAAAGAAGGTGCTTCAATAAAAATGGTTGTTGAAGCTGCTAAGGCTGCAAATGCACATGGCTTTATAGCCTCTTTACCTGATGGATATGATACTCAT GTAGGACAGTGTGGTTTTCAATTGTCTGGAGGCCAGAAGCAAAGGCTTGCGATAGCAAGGGCATTGATTAAAGACCCGAAAATTCTTCTACTTGATGAAGCTACAAGTGCTCTGGATGCACAATCAGAAAGAATTGTTCAGGAGGCCCTTGATCAGGCTTCACAAGGAAGGACAACTATCATCATTGCCCATCGCCTCACCACTATACTCAGGGCTGACAACATTGTAGTCCTTCAGTCAGGGAGAATCGTTGAATCTGGTTCTCATGATGAACTAATGAGTAAGAGTTATGAAGAAGGTGGAGTTTACTTTAAAATGGTAAACTTGCAGAAATCAACAGCAAATGGTAAAGGGTCATCTAGTCCATATCTTAGTAAAGAGACGGGAAGCTACACAAGAAGGTGTTATGCCAACGTGCCTAGGTCCCCTTTTGTGTCGACGTCAAATTGGCAAAGTAGCCCTGCTTCTCCCTTTAGCCCAGCAATAAGTATAAGTTATGCTCCCTCAGTTCATACATGTTCTTATTATGATAGTGATGATGAGTATTTAGAGAATTTCTCTTATCCAAGCCCTTCAACGTGGCGTTTGCTCCAAATGAATGCACCAGAGTGGAAGATAGCTTTGTTGGGATGTCTTGGAACTATTACCTTTGGTACACTTCAACCGGTTTATGCGTTTTGCTTGGGATCAGTTGTATCAGCATACACATCAAatgatatttcaaaaataaagtcAGAGATCAAAGTTTATAGCATAGTCTTTTTGAGCATAGGTTTGAGCAGTTTTGTTGCTAATCTACTCCAACATTACAATTTTGCTAAAATGGGAGAGAAATTGACCAAGAGAGTCAGGGAAAAGGTGCTCTCAAACTTACTGACATTTGAAGTGGGCTGGTTTGATCAAGAACAGAACACCAGTGCAGCTGTTTGTGCTAGGCTCTCCACTGAAGCCCGTATGGTTCGATCCCTTGTTGGTGATCGTATGTCATTGCTAATACAGGTTTTCGCCAGTGCCTCGGTTGCTTTTGTGCTTGCATTGATTGTCTCATGGAGAGTTGCTATTGTACTAATATCTATACAACCTTTACTCATAGCAAGCTTCTACTCGCGTAGTGTTCTGATGAAAAGAATGTCAGAAAGATCCCAAAAGGCACAGAATGAAGGAAGCCAACTAGCAAGTGAAGCAGTGATCAATCACAGGACTATCACTGCCTTCTCTTCTCAAGATAGAATGTTGGACCTCTTTGCAAAAACTCAGAATGGCCCCAGAAAAGAAAATATTAGACAGTCATTGCTTTCTGGTGTTGGCTTGTTTTGCTCTCAATTTCTAACCACAGCGGCCATTGCCTTGACATATTGGTACGGGGGAAGACTAATGAACAAAAACTTACTCAGTTCAAAGCACCTGTTTCAAGTTTTCTTCCTTTTGATGAGCACCGGAAAGAATATAGCAGATACTGGAAGTATGACTTCTGATTTGGCAAGAGGTAGCAGTGCAGTAGCATCTATTTTCGCTCTCTTAGATCGGAAGACTGAGATCGAACCTGAGAATCCTGAAGGACTTAAAGTTACAAATGCATTAAAAGGAAAGATAGAGCTGAAGAATGTGTTCTTTTATTATCCGTCTAGGCCTGGCCAAGCAATCTTCCAAGGCATGAATCTGAAAATTGAGTCTGGAAAAACAGTAGCACTTGTTGGACAAAGTGGTTCTGGAAAATCCACCATTATTGGCTTGATAGAAAGATTCTACGATCCAATAAAGGGTCAAGTTCTGATTGATGACAGAAACATCAAAAGCTACAACTTGAAGAGCTTAAGATCACAAATTGCTCTAGTGAGTCAAGAACCTACCCTTTTCGCTGGAACGATACGCGACAATATCATTTATGGGAAAGAAGATGCTATGGAGTCTGAAATCAAGAACGCTGCAATTCGAGCTAATGCTCATGAATTTATAAG TGCTATGAAGGATGGCTATGAAACTTATTGTGGTGAAAGAGGAGTCCAACTTTCTGGAGGGCAAAGGCAAAGAATAGCACTTGCACGAGCGATACTAAAGAATCCAACTATACTTCTACTAGACGAGGCGACTAGTGCACTTGACAGTGTATCTGAGAATTTGGTACAAGAAGCATTGGAGAAGATGATGATCAGTAGAACTAGTGTAGTTGTAGCTCATCGCTTATCAACGATACAGAAGGCAGATACCATAGCTGTGATAAAAAATGGAAAAGTTGTAGAACAAGGATCACATTCTCAGCTGCTTGCACTTGGAAAGAATGGTTCCTATTATGCACTGATGAAGTTGCAGTCTGGCTACTCTCCTGCTCGGTAA